Proteins encoded by one window of Chondromyces crocatus:
- a CDS encoding phospholipase D-like domain-containing protein — protein sequence MILDPSSVTPEVPRTTPVPLEVLDDTPLPVPIRTAEHRLRLLAGMECTLGAIQADARRARRRLLVETYIYRDDKLGRAFADLMAQAAQRGVDVRLLYDPLGSQETDASFFDELRHRGIDARAYRPTPLLLGRGTLFPRDHSRVIVADDHAYTGGAAWGDEWLPRHLGGEGWHDVCMQLEGPCVNDFVHLFEMRWREANGDNEEPQDYSCGGKYRDLELLADAPGQDDLVYERYLDAIHRARHRVWMCNAYFYPPADMRHALFDAAARGVDVQVISTGTTDLPIIRRAAWADYAYWLNHGLRIFEYASGTLHAKYALFDDDLCTIGTLNANPTSMRLANEVNVFIRDPAFIREVAALFERDRTRCDEVTQARARSRPIRQRFLDHLACDALRLVDILCGPPARQTKLPG from the coding sequence ATGATCCTCGACCCCTCCTCGGTGACCCCGGAGGTGCCTCGAACCACCCCGGTCCCCCTGGAGGTGCTCGACGACACCCCCCTCCCGGTGCCCATCCGCACCGCCGAGCACCGCCTCCGCCTCCTCGCTGGCATGGAGTGCACCCTCGGCGCCATCCAGGCCGACGCCCGCCGCGCTCGTCGACGCTTGCTGGTCGAGACCTACATCTACCGCGACGACAAGCTCGGACGCGCCTTTGCCGACCTCATGGCCCAGGCCGCCCAGCGCGGCGTCGATGTCCGCTTGCTCTATGACCCCCTCGGCTCCCAGGAGACCGACGCCAGCTTCTTCGACGAACTCCGCCACCGCGGCATCGACGCCCGCGCCTACCGCCCCACCCCCCTCCTCCTCGGCCGCGGCACCTTGTTTCCTCGAGACCACAGCCGCGTCATCGTCGCCGACGACCACGCTTATACTGGCGGTGCCGCCTGGGGCGACGAATGGCTCCCCCGCCACCTCGGCGGCGAAGGCTGGCACGACGTCTGTATGCAGCTCGAAGGCCCTTGCGTGAACGACTTCGTCCACCTGTTCGAGATGCGCTGGCGCGAGGCCAACGGCGACAACGAAGAACCCCAGGACTACTCCTGCGGCGGAAAGTACCGCGACCTGGAACTCCTCGCCGACGCTCCGGGCCAGGACGATCTCGTCTACGAGCGCTACCTCGACGCCATCCACCGCGCCCGCCACCGCGTCTGGATGTGCAACGCCTACTTCTACCCGCCTGCCGACATGCGCCACGCCCTCTTCGACGCTGCCGCTCGCGGCGTCGACGTCCAGGTGATCTCCACCGGCACCACCGACCTCCCCATCATCCGCCGCGCCGCCTGGGCCGACTACGCCTACTGGCTCAACCACGGCCTCCGCATCTTCGAGTACGCAAGCGGCACCCTCCACGCCAAGTACGCCCTCTTCGACGACGACCTCTGCACCATCGGGACCCTCAACGCCAACCCCACCAGCATGCGCCTCGCCAACGAGGTCAACGTCTTCATCCGCGACCCCGCCTTCATCCGCGAAGTCGCCGCCCTCTTCGAGCGCGACCGCACCCGCTGCGACGAAGTCACCCAGGCCCGCGCCCGCTCTCGCCCCATCCGCCAGCGCTTCCTCGACCACCTCGCCTGCGACGCCCTCCGCCTCGTCGACATCCTCTGCGGCCCACCCGCCCGGCAAACCAAGCTCCCGGGATGA
- a CDS encoding WD40/YVTN/BNR-like repeat-containing protein, producing the protein MSRRLRFTVLACSALLWGCNDDAASQSSTTTSSSSSSGGGGSGAGGDGGAGGAGGVSAAGGAGGTGGEGGAGGAGGAGGTGGAGGAGGTGGAGGDAGAGGAGGDGGAGGGSSASWTVVTPPVLFGNNPLTALWGTSAQNVWAAGFDGKILRYDGAIWAVVPSSVPTNQGRHINTIWGSSASDVWAGGYSSTLTHFDGTTWSLSTSPPVALFGLWGTSASNVWVVGGWDVNGRMSHFNGSTWSTVTTYPNSLQSIWGSAANDVWAVGLSGFMLHHDGQSWSTVPSGTSAHLWTIWGASATNVWAAGAGTIRHFNGSVWAEAHDTQGAAVVAIWGSSASNVFAVGNNGRIFHFDGVSWSAMSSPTIAHLRAIWGSSANDVWAVGDGGTILHYH; encoded by the coding sequence ATGTCACGTCGACTTCGCTTCACCGTACTGGCCTGCAGCGCCCTCCTTTGGGGCTGCAATGACGACGCAGCTTCGCAATCCAGCACCACGACCAGCTCCTCCTCGTCGAGCGGCGGAGGTGGGAGCGGTGCAGGCGGCGATGGCGGTGCTGGCGGTGCTGGCGGCGTGAGCGCTGCGGGTGGTGCTGGGGGCACGGGCGGTGAAGGAGGCGCAGGTGGCGCAGGCGGTGCCGGGGGCACAGGCGGCGCAGGCGGTGCCGGGGGCACGGGCGGCGCGGGCGGCGATGCTGGCGCGGGTGGTGCTGGTGGCGATGGCGGCGCTGGTGGTGGTTCGAGCGCCAGCTGGACGGTGGTGACGCCGCCCGTGCTGTTCGGCAACAACCCGCTGACCGCCCTCTGGGGCACCTCCGCGCAGAACGTCTGGGCAGCCGGCTTCGACGGGAAGATCCTTCGCTACGACGGCGCGATCTGGGCGGTCGTCCCCTCCAGCGTCCCGACCAATCAAGGTCGCCACATCAACACGATCTGGGGCAGCTCGGCGAGTGACGTCTGGGCAGGCGGTTATTCGAGCACGCTCACCCACTTCGACGGCACCACGTGGAGCCTCTCGACCTCACCGCCCGTCGCCCTGTTCGGCCTCTGGGGAACCTCGGCGAGCAACGTGTGGGTCGTGGGCGGCTGGGACGTCAATGGCAGGATGTCGCATTTCAACGGCAGCACCTGGTCGACGGTCACCACCTATCCGAACTCGCTCCAGAGCATCTGGGGGAGCGCGGCCAACGACGTCTGGGCCGTGGGTCTCAGTGGCTTCATGCTCCATCACGACGGCCAGTCCTGGTCCACGGTCCCCTCCGGGACGAGCGCGCACCTCTGGACGATCTGGGGCGCCTCGGCGACCAACGTCTGGGCCGCCGGCGCGGGCACCATCCGCCATTTCAACGGAAGCGTATGGGCGGAGGCCCATGACACCCAGGGGGCCGCGGTCGTCGCCATCTGGGGCAGCTCGGCGTCGAACGTCTTCGCGGTCGGCAACAATGGCAGGATCTTCCATTTCGACGGCGTGAGCTGGTCCGCGATGTCCTCGCCGACGATTGCCCATCTCCGCGCGATCTGGGGCAGCTCCGCCAATGACGTCTGGGCCGTCGGCGACGGGGGCACCATCCTTCACTACCACTGA
- a CDS encoding TonB-dependent receptor plug domain-containing protein, producing the protein MARLPARLHQAMAGALTLALTTPLAFAQPSSPRTTAPSPPPKSPPARPADASARPADASPASDTSPAPGDAPEGAPSEAHSKGRQPAAPEPFEVVVTGTRTPESSQRATVYTQVITRTEAERRGATNVGEALSQQLGVQVNPSAYGSLGSPSAIQIQGFDRDRVLVLEDGERVIGDTGGAIDLSQLPLTDVSRIELVTGPTSSLYGTAAIGGVINVISGPPAQFGPSGRVRLEGRNRWGLLAQGTGAYRRDDHWVSADASVQREDGLALDPNKPDMWLPNRMQTLMGLRAGAPLGSRSQLRMRLRWLRDGQDTLESQIVPGLSPFLIDVFETTQRVVVNASELIDLGGGSNLRLAVNRQWAGRTRNRDRRDSPVDELRELSGTMQSFEATATIAEGPRTWVVGVRGEVEQLEQEITRAEATPDGVTTRKLEEVPPTKLGNGAAYAQLGWKIGDTLTILPGVRGEAHLRYGGVVAPRLAIAYRPTSRLGLRLSGGRGFRAPSGKEIGFSFDHSYLGYRVMGNPDLLPEASWGVNGDATVDVTREIQMRVGGFANWVDNLIDIDVQVPLSSSGGVDTYAYRNISKARTAGLDVRATAKVGTLNAEVGYAYLWTRDDTHERPLESRPPHTVMAALRAELPWKLEVVLRYRMVSDAFLDQGLRTVPFQTLDARLARPLWSGAQAYVGTRNALGAQRDVLRIGDQRPMEGRIVYGGLIAELPWESEGP; encoded by the coding sequence ATGGCGAGGCTCCCCGCGCGACTGCACCAGGCGATGGCCGGCGCCCTCACGCTCGCGCTGACCACGCCCCTCGCGTTCGCCCAGCCCTCGTCCCCCAGGACCACAGCGCCATCGCCTCCTCCGAAAAGCCCCCCCGCACGGCCTGCGGACGCCTCCGCACGGCCTGCGGACGCCTCGCCAGCGTCAGACACCTCGCCAGCGCCAGGCGATGCCCCTGAGGGAGCCCCCAGCGAGGCCCACTCGAAGGGTCGACAGCCAGCGGCGCCCGAGCCCTTCGAGGTCGTCGTCACGGGCACCCGGACGCCGGAGAGCAGCCAGCGCGCCACGGTCTACACGCAGGTCATCACCCGCACGGAAGCGGAGCGACGCGGCGCCACCAACGTGGGGGAGGCCCTCTCCCAGCAGCTCGGGGTCCAGGTGAACCCGAGCGCGTACGGCAGCCTCGGGAGTCCCAGCGCGATCCAGATCCAGGGGTTCGATCGCGATCGCGTGCTCGTCCTCGAAGATGGCGAGCGCGTCATCGGGGATACCGGGGGCGCAATCGACCTCTCCCAGCTTCCCCTCACCGACGTGTCGCGCATCGAGCTGGTCACGGGGCCGACCAGCTCGCTCTACGGGACGGCCGCGATCGGGGGGGTCATCAACGTCATCAGCGGGCCGCCGGCGCAGTTCGGGCCGAGCGGGCGCGTGAGGCTCGAAGGGCGCAACCGCTGGGGGCTGCTCGCGCAGGGGACGGGGGCGTACCGGAGGGACGACCATTGGGTCAGCGCGGATGCGTCGGTGCAGCGGGAGGATGGGCTCGCGCTCGATCCGAACAAGCCGGACATGTGGCTGCCGAACCGCATGCAGACGCTGATGGGCTTGCGGGCTGGCGCGCCGCTCGGGTCGCGGTCGCAGCTCCGGATGCGGCTGCGGTGGCTGCGGGATGGGCAGGACACGCTGGAGTCGCAGATCGTGCCGGGTCTGTCGCCGTTCCTGATCGACGTGTTCGAGACGACGCAGCGGGTGGTGGTGAACGCTTCGGAGCTGATCGATCTGGGGGGCGGGTCGAACTTGCGGCTGGCGGTGAACCGGCAGTGGGCGGGGCGCACGCGCAACCGGGATCGGCGGGACTCGCCGGTGGACGAGCTGCGGGAGCTCAGCGGGACGATGCAGAGCTTCGAGGCGACGGCGACGATCGCGGAGGGGCCGCGGACCTGGGTGGTGGGCGTGCGCGGGGAGGTGGAGCAGCTCGAGCAGGAGATCACGCGGGCGGAGGCGACGCCGGATGGGGTGACGACGCGGAAGCTCGAAGAGGTGCCGCCGACGAAGCTGGGGAACGGGGCGGCATACGCGCAGCTCGGGTGGAAGATCGGGGACACGCTGACGATCCTGCCAGGGGTGCGCGGGGAGGCGCACCTGCGCTACGGCGGGGTGGTGGCGCCGCGGCTGGCGATCGCGTACCGGCCGACGTCACGGCTGGGGCTGCGGCTGTCGGGGGGGCGTGGGTTCCGGGCGCCGAGCGGGAAGGAGATCGGGTTCTCGTTCGACCACTCGTACCTGGGGTATCGGGTGATGGGGAATCCGGACCTGTTGCCGGAAGCGTCGTGGGGGGTGAACGGGGACGCGACAGTGGACGTGACGCGGGAGATCCAGATGCGGGTCGGGGGGTTCGCGAACTGGGTGGACAACCTGATCGACATCGATGTGCAGGTGCCGCTGTCGTCGTCGGGTGGGGTGGATACGTACGCGTACCGGAACATCTCGAAGGCGCGGACGGCAGGGCTGGACGTGCGGGCGACGGCGAAGGTGGGGACGCTCAACGCGGAGGTGGGGTACGCCTACCTGTGGACGCGGGACGATACGCACGAGCGTCCGCTGGAGTCGCGGCCGCCACACACGGTGATGGCGGCGCTGCGGGCCGAGCTGCCGTGGAAGCTGGAGGTGGTGCTGCGCTACCGGATGGTGTCGGATGCGTTCCTGGATCAGGGGCTGCGGACGGTGCCGTTCCAGACGCTGGATGCGCGGCTGGCGCGGCCGCTGTGGTCGGGGGCGCAGGCGTATGTGGGGACGAGGAACGCTCTGGGGGCGCAGCGGGATGTGCTGCGGATCGGGGATCAGCGGCCGATGGAGGGGCGGATCGTGTACGGGGGGCTGATTGCGGAGCTGCCATGGGAGAGCGAGGGGCCGTGA
- a CDS encoding endonuclease/exonuclease/phosphatase family protein, with the protein MTRDFSAPPDPHPDDLLVLTQNLWGGAAAWPERRNLLARALDHLRPDVIGLQEVRAPAEGHHETSQAHELAALVGGYTAHFAHARPLGPASCEGIALLCARDVDEHAVEALSLDPHDHLEAGNRRVVLCSRVEHQGHRVDVFVTHLSLSARARARTLQELGAFVRAERTRSRSTGAILLGDFNAPPHEETICALERETHGAWIDTWKATHGPLARGGTWPAILPFRRIDYVFCQPATAWTVAACHRLPFAGSDHLGVLTRLRFAEDSLSPVTTRSH; encoded by the coding sequence ATGACCCGCGATTTCAGCGCGCCCCCGGACCCGCACCCCGACGACCTCCTCGTCCTCACCCAGAACCTCTGGGGCGGCGCCGCTGCCTGGCCCGAGCGCCGCAATCTCCTCGCCCGCGCCCTCGACCACCTCCGCCCCGACGTCATCGGCCTCCAGGAAGTCCGCGCCCCCGCCGAAGGCCACCACGAAACCAGCCAGGCCCACGAACTCGCCGCCCTCGTCGGCGGCTACACCGCCCACTTCGCCCACGCCCGCCCCCTCGGCCCAGCCTCCTGCGAAGGCATCGCCCTCCTCTGCGCCCGTGACGTCGACGAGCACGCCGTCGAAGCCCTCAGCCTCGACCCCCACGACCACCTCGAAGCCGGCAACCGTCGCGTCGTCCTCTGCAGCCGCGTCGAGCACCAGGGCCACCGCGTCGACGTCTTCGTCACCCACCTCTCCCTCTCCGCCCGCGCCCGCGCCCGCACCCTCCAGGAGCTCGGCGCCTTCGTCCGCGCCGAGCGCACCCGTTCCCGCAGCACCGGCGCCATCCTCCTCGGCGACTTCAACGCCCCGCCCCACGAAGAGACCATCTGTGCCCTCGAACGCGAAACCCACGGCGCCTGGATCGACACCTGGAAGGCCACCCACGGCCCCCTCGCCCGCGGCGGCACCTGGCCCGCCATCCTCCCCTTCCGCCGCATCGACTACGTCTTCTGTCAGCCCGCCACCGCCTGGACCGTCGCCGCCTGCCACCGCCTCCCCTTCGCCGGCTCCGACCACCTCGGCGTCCTCACCCGCCTCCGCTTCGCCGAAGATTCATTGAGCCCCGTCACGACGCGAAGCCATTGA